The following nucleotide sequence is from Sandaracinaceae bacterium.
GGATGCGGCAGCGGATGCGGATGCGGCAGCGGGTGCGGATGCGGCAGCGGGTGCGGGTGCGGACTCGGCAGCGGCAGCGGACTCGGCAGCGGCAGCGGACTCGGCAGCGGCAGCGGACGCGGCAGCGGACTCGGCAGCGGCAGCGGACTCGGCAGCGGACTCGGCAGCGGCAGCGGACTCGGCAGCGGATGCGGATGCGGACGCCGGCGCGGCAGCAGCAAGCTCGGGAGTGGACGCGGGACGGATCCTGGGCCGTCTTGCCGGCGCCCGTTCGGGGCCTGCCTCCAGCCCCCCCGCCGCCCCCCGACGCGGCGCGGCCACGCGGCCCCTCGGCGCGGTCTCGCCCGCGGATCTCGACGCCACCCGGGAGACCCAGCGACGCCCCGCGCCACCCGCGGTGCGCGTCCTGGAGACCGCCTTCCCCGAGGCTCTCTCCCGTGTGGTCCCTTTCCTCCTGCGCCCCCCGCAGGACGGCGAGCCGATCCTCCGCTGGGTGACCGGTCTCCCTGTCCCGGTGGCCTATCGGCTCGAGGGCGAGAGCGGGCTCGTCCTGCTCGGCGCCGACGCGCTGCAGGGCCTCAAGACCTCTCGCAACGCGCTCCACGAGACCGCGCTCGAGCACGTCCGGCGTCGCCTGCCGCCCGGCTTCGCGCCGGGGCGCGCCCCGGCCTACCTGGACGACGGCGTCCCTGCCCTCCTGCTGCTCCCGGAACTGGTGCCGGACGGTGAGAGCTGGCTCGCGATCGCGCAGCCCGACGGCGCGCTGGTGGTGGTGCGCGAGGGCACGGACCGCACCGAGCGCGACCTCGCGCGACTCCGCGCCGAGCTGGAGGGCGGCCTCTTCGACGCGCCGGTGCGCGTGCGGCGGAGCGGCTTCGAGCCGGCCGAGTGGCCGACGGGGGGCGCGCGATGAGCCGCTTCCTGCGATGGCTCCTGCCGGTCGGCTGGACCCTCTTCTTCCTCGTGCCGACCACATACGTCGTCGTGTGGCTCGTCGAGGCGCGCTTCGAGGTGCCGATCGACGCCGAGAGCTTCCGCTTCGAGCGCCCGTGGGCGTGGCTCCTGCTTCCCGCCGCGCTGCTCGTGCTCGTCGCGCGCGGCTATCTCCACGAGCAGCGAGCGCCGCGCATGAAGCTCTCGCGCGTGCACGACCTCGCGCTGATCGGCCGCCGCGGATGGCGGACGTGGATCAAGCACGCGCCGACCGGGCTGCGGGTCACCGCGATCACCCTCTTCGTCGTGGCGCTGATGGGCCCGCAGAGCATTCACGCCCGCGACACGGCCGACATCGAGGGCATCGACATCGTGCTCACGCTCGATCTCTCCCTCTCGATGCAGGCGAGCGACATCCGGCCGAACCGCTTCGAGGCGACGAAGCAGGTGGTCGACGAGTTCCTGCAGCGGCGCCCGAACGATCGGATCGCGGCCGTCGTGTTCGGGCGTGACGCCTACACCTTGATGCCGCTGACCACGGACAAGGAGGCGCTCCGCGGCGCGATCGGCGAGCTCGATCTCGGCATGATCGACGGGCGGGGCACGGCCATCGGCAACGCGGTCGGGACGGCGCTGAACCGGCTGCGCGACAGCGAGGCGGCGAGCCGGGTCGTGATCCTCCTGACGGATGGCGACTCGAACAGCGGCAACGTCTCGCCCGAGCAGGCCGCCGACATCGCGCGCACCCTGCCCCACCCGCTCGGCAACGAGGGGCCCGACGGCGAGGACCGGCAGGGCGTCAAGATCTACACCATCCTCATGGGGCGCAGCGCCGACGCGCGGACCCAGCGGGGACAGGACATCTTCGGCCAGCCCGTCTGGGACACCGGGAGCTTCCCGATCAACCCGGAGCTCCTGCAGGAGATGGCCGAGACCACCGGCGGCGAGCACTTCACGGTGAGCGACCGCGAGGGGCTCGAGCGCTCCTTCCACGCCATCCTCGATCGGCTGGAGCGCACGGAGATCGAGGACGCGGGGCGGGTCTACGGCGAGCTGTTCCCCGCGTTCCTGTGGCCCGCGCTCGCCTTGCTCATCCTGGAGCTGTTGCTCGGCTCGCTCGTGCTCCGGAGGTGGCCGTGACCTGGCAGCACGGAGACCTGCTCTGGCTCCTCCTGGCGGTGCCCTTCCTGGCGGGGCTGCCGCTCTTCGCGTGGTGGCGGCGGCGGCGCGCGACGCAGCGCTTCGGCGACCGGGAGGTGCTGCGCACGCTCACCGCGGGACGCAGCGGGCCGTGGCGCGCGACCCGCGCGGTGTTGTTCGTGCTCGGCGTCGCGCTGGCCATCGTCGCGCTCGCCGGTCCGCAGTACGGGAGCCGCACGCGCATCCTGCGCAAGCGCGGCATCGACGTGGTGATCGCGCTCGACTTCTCCAAGAGCATGCTCGCGCGCGACGTCAGCCCGAGCCGCATCGAGCGCGCCAAGGCGGAGATCCTCCGGCTCCTCGCGGACCTGGACGGCGATCGCGTCGGCGTCGTCGCGTTCGCGGGCGAGTCGATGGAGTTCCCGATGACCACCGACTATCGGGCGCTCTCCCTGTTCTTCCGCGACCTCGGGCCCTACGACATGCCGGTGGGGGGCACCGCGATCGCCCGCGCGCTCATCACCAGCAAGCGCCTGCTCGAGCGCGCCGACGCCAACCGGCGGGACGCCCCGGACGCGACGCAGCGCTCGCGCGTGGTGATCCTGATGACGGACGGAGAGGACCACGAGGGTGACCCGGTCGAGGCGGCGCGGGAGCTGGCCGACGCGGGCATCACGGTGTTCACGGTGGGGATCGGATCGCGGTCCGGCGAGCCGATCCCGACCTACGCGCCCGACGGAACCTTCACCGGGCACCTGCGAGACCAGGACGGGAACGTCGTGCTCAGCGCGCTGACCGAGGAGAACGAGGCGCAGCTCACCGAGGTCGCCGAGGCCACCGGCGGGCGCTACTTCCGCGCGCCACGCGGCCAGGTCGGCGTCGACCAGATCCGCAGGCAGCTCCGCTCGATGCAGCAGAGCGAGAGCGAGGCCCGTCGCGTGACCGTGCACGAGGCCCGCTTCGCGCTGGTCCTGTTCCCTGCCTTCTTGCTGCTCCTGCTCGAGGCGCTGCTCCCGGACGCGTGGATCGGCCGGCGCCGCGCCGCGCCGCCGCCCGAGAACCGACGACGAAAGCGAGGTCGGCGATGAGCCGCGTCGTGATCCTCTCCCTCTTCCCCTTCGCCGCTCTTCTGCTCGCCGCGCCGGGGAGCGCGGTGGCCTGGGATCCCTTCCTCGTGCCGAACGATCACGTCGAGGACGGCAACGCGCGCATGGTGGACGACGACCCGCAAGGCGCCCTGCACCACTACGAGCAGGCGGCGCGTCAGCTCCCGAACGAGCCGGGCGTGCACCTCAACCGGGGCCTCGCGCTGCTCGACGCGGGGGAGCTCGATCGGGCGCTCGAGGCGTTCGAGGTCGCGGCCGAGCCCGGGGGTCCGCGGGAGATCCGCGCGGACGCCTTCTACGACATGGGGCTGGTGTACTACCAGCAGGGCGACGCGGCCGCCTCCGAGGAGAACCACGAGGAGGCGCAGCGCCTCTTCCGGGAGGCGGCCGAGCGCTTCCGCCAGTCGCTCCGGCAGCGGCCCGGTAACACCGACGCGGGCTGGAACCTCGAGCTCGCGCTCCGCCGACTCCACGAGGAGGAGGAGGCGCAGGAGCAGCAAGAGGAGCAGGAGCAGCAGGACCAGGATCAACAGAACCAGGATCAGCAGAACCAGGACCAGCAGAACCAGGATCAGCAGAACCAGGATCAGCAGAGCCAGGATCAGCAGGACGGAGAGCCGGAGGATCAGCAGGAGGACGGGTCCGACGGGAGCGACGACGAGCAGCCCTCGGACGAGCCGCCGCCCGACGAGCAAGAGGGCGAGGGAGGCCAGGGCGACCGGCCCGGCGAAGAGGAGCCCGAGCAGCAGCCCTCGACCGACGGGACACGCGACGCCCTGCCGCAGGAGCATCGACGGGTGCTCGACGCCCTCCAGGACGGCGAAGACAACCTCGAGCGACACCGGGCGCGCAGCCGCGCGGCCCAGGAGCGGCGACGCGTGGAGCAGGACTGGTGAGGCGACGTCTCCTCGTCCTCGCGCTCGGCGCGTGTCTCGCCAGCTCCGCCTCGGCTCAGTCGCCGAGCGGCGAGATCACCATGACCGCCGACCGCGCGCAGGTGGAGGTGGGCGGCATCTTCCAGCTCCGGATCACCGCGACGGTGGTGGGCGGCCAGGCGCAGCTCGCGCCGCCCGAGCTCGCGTCGTTCGACGTGATCGGCCGGTCCGTCTCCAGCGGCTCGCTCAACCGGGGGATGCAGCGCGAGTCGCGCCTGACCCAGACCTTTCAGCTGCGCGCGCGCGAGCCCGGCGTCTTTCAGGTGGGCCCCGCGACCATCGACTTCGGGGGCGGTACGCGCATCGAGTCGAACGTGCTGCAGATCACCGTGGGCGGCGGGCTCCAGGCGGGGCAGACCCCCGGGGCGGGCGGGACCCCCGGTTTGCCCCCGGCCAACCTGCCCTCCGCGAACCACGTGGACGGCATGGCGTTCTCGCAGAACGGCTTCCTGCGCACCTGGGTCGACGACGCGGAGCCCTACGTCGGACAGCAGGTCAACGTCACGGTCTATCTCTATATGCGCGGGCCCCTGCGCGCGTCGCCCGCCATCACGCGCGAGGCGACCACGGACGGCTTCTGGACGCGCGATCTGCTGCCGCCGAGCCGCTCGCTCGACGCGAGGCAACAGACCCTCCAGGGGCTGACGTTCCAGGTCTACACCCTGCGCCACGTCGCGGCGTTCCCGCTCCAGTCCGGCGCGCTGACCATCGGCGCGCCGGCGATGGAGGTCCGCAACGCCGGCATCTGGAGCCTGCTCGGCGGCGGCGGGAACGAGCCGATGCGCCTCGAGGGCATCCCGGTGACCGTCAACGTGCGTCCCTTGCCCGAGGCTGGCCGCCCCGACGGTGAGGTGCACGTCGGCGCGCTGACGCTCGGCGCCGAGCTCGACCGGACCCAGGTCGGGACGGGCGACGCGGTGACCCTGACCGTCCAGGCGGAGGGGCGCGGGGCCATCGAGCAGGTCCGCATCCCCGACCCGAGCGGCGCCGGCCTGCGCGTCCTCTCCCCCGAGATCCGCGACTCGGTCAGCACCCCCGGCGGCGTCGTGCGCGGGACGCGGATCTATCGCTGGCTCATCGTGCCGGAGGAGCCGGGGACGTTCACGCTCGGGCCCTTCGAGGTCCCCGTGTTCGACCCCGAGACGGGGCAATACAGCGTGGCGCGTGCGCCGGAGATCACGCTCACCGCGGCCGGCAACGCCGCGGCCACGGCGCCCGACCCCGACGCGCCAGAGCCGGACGCGGACGCGAGCGGCCCGGACGCCGACGCGCCGAGCTTCGGGCCGATCCACACGCGCAGCGAGCTGACCCGCAGCTACGCGACCCTCGTCGACCGCGGCTGGTACCGGGGGCTGCTCGCGCTCGGACCCCTCTTGCTCCTCGTCGGCCTCGGGGTGCGCACGTGGCGGCGCCGCGCGGCGTCGGACGATCCCTCGAGGGCGCCACGGCGCGCGCGGCGTGCGGCCCGCGCGCGATTGAAGGCGGCGCGCGCGCACGCCGAGGCGAACGAGCCGCGCGCGTTCTACGCGGCGGTGGGCGCGGCCCTCAAGGACGTGCTCGAGGCGCGTCTGGGGCAGCCGGTCGGGAGCCTCACCCACGCGGAGCTGTCCGCGCTGCTCACGCGACGCGGGATGGACGCCGAGACGACGAGCGCGCTGGTCGACGAGCTCGAGGGCTGCGACTTCGCGCGGTTCAGCGCGGCGGGAGTGGAGGCGCGCGAGATGGAAGAGTGTTTGACGCGGACCCGCGCGCTGCTCGCGAAGCTCGACCGCTTCACCCCGACCGCGGAGGACGACGCGTGAGGCGCGGCGCGCTCAGCCTGACCGCGCTCGCGGTGGCCCTCCTGGCGCTCCCCGCGACCACGCGCGCGGACAGCCTGGAGGAGATCTTCGACCGGGCGAACCACGCCTACTTCCAGGGCGACTACGAGGGCGCGGCCGACGGCTACCGCGAGCTGCACGGGCTCGGCGTGGTCGATCCGGACGTCGCCTTCAACCTCGCCACGGCGGAGGCGCGGCGGGGGCGGTACGGCACCGCCATCCAGCACTTCGAGCGCGCCCTCTGGCTCCGGCCTGGCGACGAGGACGCGCGCGAGGGGCTCGAGTCGGCGCGAGCCGCGGTCGGCGCCCGGCGCGCCAACGCGCAGGGAGAGGCGGAGGTCGACGAGGGGCCCCCGCTCGGCGAGGCGCTCTTCGGGGGGTTGTCCCGCGACCTGCTCGCGCTGCTGACGCTGCTGTCGTCGCTCGCCCTCTTCGGCGCGCTCACCGCGCTCCTCTTCGTGCGGCGGGAGAGCGTGCGCCTGGGCCTCGGCATCGCCGCGCCGCTGATGGGGCTCGTGCTGCTCGTCAGCGGCGCCGGCATGGTGATCCGGAACGGCTGGCTGGAAGAGGGCGAGCCCGCCGTGGTGCTGGCGGAGCGTGTCCCCCTGCGCGAGGGCCCGGAGGCGGAGGCCTCCGAGCGCCACCAGGCGCGCGAGGGACAGCGCGCCTGGATCCTCGACGACGGCGAGGACGGCTGGCTGCTCGTGCGCGTGCCGAGCGTGGGCGAAGGCTGGGCGCAGGCGGACGCGATCGGCGCCGTCCGGCCCTGACCGGACGGGCCTGAGCGGACGGGCTTTCGGAGCCTACTTCGAGAGCACGAGCCTACTTCGAGAGGACCTTGCGAATGCGATCGTCGAGGTCTTCGAACTCGAAGGGCTTGTCGAGGTACTCGTCCGCGCCGTAGAGGGGCGAGGTCATCTCGTTGAGTCGCTCGCCGATGCCGGTGAGCATGATGACCGACGTGCTGGAGAGGCTGTCGTCCTCGCGGATCGCGCGGCAGACCTCCCAGCCGGTCATGCCGGGCATCATCACGTCGAGGATGACCAGGTCCGGCTTCTCGCGGCGCGCGACCTTCAGCGCCTCTTCGCCGTCGGACGCCTCCAGGATCTTCATGTCGTGCGTCTTCAAGTGGCGCGTGACGAGGCCGAGGATCTCGACGTCATCGTCCGCCACGAGGACGGTCTTCTCCGACAGGTCTTGACTCATGTGAAGCGCTCCCTTTGAACGGGCGGCGCCATGGTCACCGGCGGCGGGCCCGGATGTCAATGGGCGCCTGTCGAAGGGTACTGTCGATGGGTACTGTCGATGGGAGAGCGGGGCAGGGAGCTCACTCGTCCTCGTCGACCGCGGTCCGCCGGCCGAGCTGCGCGCGGCGGCTGCTCGCCTCCCGGTACACCGAGCTCGACGGGGGCACCATCAACAGGACGCGCCCGTAGACCCCCATGGCGCGGGCCGGCGGCGCGTTCCGCGCCTCGATCATCATGCCGCGGGCCTGCGCCTCGCACCCCGACGCCATCTGGCGAGCCTCGGGGTTGCGCGCGTCCACCCGGAGCGCCTGGCGCACCGCCGAGCACGAGCCCACCGGGTTGCTGCGCTGACGCCGCGCGTCGGCCAGATACGCGCTCACCACGTGCGGGCGCATCCGGTCGCGGTACTGACCGTTGCGCGCGATCTGCCGGTCGAGCGCCATCGCCTGCTCCATCTGCGGCCGCACGCTCGCCGCGAAGCGAGCGGACGAGACCCGGCGCCAGAGCGAGCCGAAGCGCTCGATGCGGCCCGCGAGCGTGGTCAGATCGTTGCGGTCCGCGCCGTTCGCCGACGTGGCCAGCGAGCGCGCGGTCGACGCCGCGCGCGCGAAGTCCCCGGCCAGGTAGGGGGTGACGATCGCGCTGCGATCGACCGAGCGCCCGCGGCGCGACCCGCGGCTCGGGCGCCCGCGCCGGGGCCCACGCCGGCCTCGCGTCGCGGCGCTCGGGCGCGCGTCGTCCGTGTCTTCCTCGGCCTCCGCGGCCTCTTCTTCCGCCGCCGCCTCGGCCTCCGCTTCGGCCTCCGCTTCGGCCTCGGCCTCCGCGGCCACGTCCTCCCCGGTCCGCATCTGGATCTCGTTCTCGAACGCGCGCACGAGCGCGCTCTGCGCGTCGATGTTGCGCGCCTGACCGAGCCGCGCGCGGGCGCCCTCGCGATCCCCCTCGAGCAAGGCCCGCCGACCCGCCTCGATGTGGGTGCGCACCTGCGCGGTGCGGCCCTGCTGCGCGACCCGGCGCGCCTCCGACGCCAAGGGGCTGTCCTCCGGGACCGAGGTCGCGAGGCTGATGGCGCGGTTGTCGTCGCCGGACTCGAGCGCGGCCCGCGCCTGCGCGATGGACCGAGCGTGCGTCCGCGCCTGCGCGATGCGCCCGAGGTAGTCGGTGGCCCGCGGGTTCTCGCCTTCCTCGATCGCCTCCCGGAACGCGCCCTCGGCTTCGTCCCACTGGTGCGCCTGGTAGGCGCGAACCCCGCGGTCGTAGGCGGAGTCGGCGTCGACGAGGGTGACCGCGTCGGGCTCGTCCTCTTGCGAGGCGCGCAGCGCGAGCAGCGCCACCGCCGCGCCGAACATGGCCAGGAGCAGCGCCCCGGCCAGGAGGATCGCCACGAACACCGGGCGGGGCAGGACGATCGCGCCCGTCTTGGGCGGAGGCCGCGAGTGCGGCGCGAGCGTGTCGGAGGGCGTCAGCTCGGGGCTGTAGCCAGGACCGTTCGGGATCGCGAAGGGGTCCGACGGCGTGCCCATCATGGCGGGCGGCGGGAGGCTGCCCCCGAGGTGGCTCTCGTCGGTGTTGGCGTCGGGCGCGCGCGGGTCGTGCGCGGCGAAGCTGGCTCCGGGGGTGCGGACCACGAGGGTGGTCTCGCCGAGCTCGATCCGATCGCCCTCCGCGAGGGTCGCCGTGCTGACCTTCTTGCCGTTGAGCTGGGTGCCGTTGCCGCTCCCGAGATCTTTGAGGATGAGCTCGTTGCCCTCGCGGATGATGCGCATGTGGCGCCGCGAGACCGCGACGTCGGCGAGGATCACGTCGTTGTCGATGCCGCGCCCGACGCCGTTCTCGCCGTCCTGCAGCACGAACTCGCGCCCCTCGTCGGCGCCCTTCTCGACCAGGAGGAAAGGCTGGCCGGGCGGGTTCTCGAGGATCGCGGTGCTCGCCTCGGCGAGCAGGTGGCTGTCGTCGATGCGGGTGGTCTCGCCCTCGAGCTCGTCCTCGAACTCCGCGAACGCGTCGGACGTGTTCCCCGGCTCGGGCGGCGGCGGCATGTCCAGCGCGTCGTCCTCCAGCCCGGGCGAGGCGCTCGAGCTGGGGAGGGTGCGGATGTCGCTGGTCTCGTGCATCGCGGGAAAACTGCGTCCCGGCGGGGGGGGCACCACGACGGGCGCGGGCCCGGCGTCCTCGGGCAGATCGGTCTCTTTGCTCAGACGGTCTCCGAGGCGGTCCACGTAGGCGTCGCCCCGGTTCGATTCGCCCGGCGCGGGCTTCGCGGCCGCGGTGCCTGGATCGGGCTCGTCGGCGCCGGGCTTGCCAGCGCCAGACGCGCCCGACGCCGCGCCACCCGAACCGGGCCGACCGGCCCCGGGAGCCGCGTGCTTCTGGGAGCCCGTGGTCATGCCCGAATACCTCGGGACAGGGTACTTCACGGGTCTTCCCCCCACAAGCGAGGGCGCGGAGGGGTGTTATGCTCCCGGCCCATTCGCGCCGCCGCGACGCATGCCTACGGAAACACTTCAGGATTTCGGGCCCTACCGCATCGTCGAGAGGATCGCGACCGGCGGCATGGCGGAGATCTATCTGGCCCGCCAGAGGGGCATGGAGGGGCTCGAGCGCGACGTCATCCTGAAGCGGATCCTCGCGGGGCGCGCGGACGACGACGAGTTCATCACGATGTTCCTGGACGAGGCGCGGCTCCTCGCCGCCCTCTCCCATCCCCACATCGCGCAGGTCTTCGATCTGGGACAGGTCGAGGGCGCCTACTACCTCTCCATGGAGTACATCCGGGGCCCGACCCTCGGGAGGCTCCTGGCGTCGGTCCGCGCGAAAGGCGAGCGGCTCCCGCGGAGGGAGGCCCTCGGCATCGGCCTCGCCATCGCGGAGGCCCTCCACTACGTGCACGAGCGCCGCGACGAGGTCGGCCGCTCGCTCGACATCGTGCACCGCGACCTCAACCCCGCGAACGTGCTCGTCAGCTACGACGGCGCCGTCAAGCTCATCGACTTCGGCATCGCGAAGGCGGCGACCAAGGTCTACGAGACGCGGGCCGGGGTCATCAAGGGCACGTATGGCTACATCGCGCCCGAGCAGCTGATCGGCACGACCAAGGTCGACCGCCGCGCCGACGTCTTCGCGCTCGGGATCCTGCTCTACGAGATGTGCGTGGGGGCGCACCCCTTCGACGTCAGCGACGAGCCCAACCTGATCGACCGCATCCTCGAGGCCCGATACCGCCGACCGCGCGACGTGCAGAGCGACATCCCGCGTGACCTCGACCGGCTGATCGCGAGCTGCCTGACGCCGCACCCGGAGGGGCGCCCCGACGACGTGGGGGTGCTCATCGAGGCGCTCGCGAAGCACCTGGGCGAGCAGGGCATGGTGCCCACGCAGACCGGCCTCGCGCGCCTCGCCCGCACCCTCGTCCCGGACGACGCGGGGCCCAAGCCGCTCCGCCAGCTCACCTCTCAGATGGCCGCGCGGCGCCCCTTCGCCGCGGAGCCGGGCGGGACGCGCAAGCTCGCGCTCGGCCGGCCCAAGGGCGAGAGCACCCGCAAGACGGAAGTCGCGCGCCCTTCGCAGCCGCCGCTCGAGCCGTGGCGCGACGTGGACGACCTCGACGACGAGCCGCTCACGATCGCGAGCGTGCGGGACGATCTCACGGGGACCGAGGCGATGCTCTCGCTGCCCGCGCCCGACGCCCACCTGCGCGCGGAGGCGGAAGAGGAGGAGGCCCCGACCCGCCTGATGAGCCTCGACGACCCCCGCATCAGCGCGCCGCCGCCGGCCATGGGGTTCCAGCACGAGGCGCACGAGGAGACCTACGTGCCCGTGGAGCGCCGCGCGAGGCGTCGCTTCCCGGTCGCGCTGGCGGCGGGGGTCGCCGCGGTCTCGCTCGGCGCCCTCGGCGCGGGCGCCTTCTTCGCCATGCGCGCCTTCCGCGCCGACCCCGCCCCCGAGCGCACCTTGAGCACGATCGCGCCCGTCGAGGTCGCGGTCGACGCCGGGGCGCCCGAGCCGGCCACGCTCCGGGTGATCAGCGAGCCGCCCGGAGCGACGGTCAGCGTCGACGGAGAGCTGCGCGACGGCGTCACGCCGATGGAGCTCGAGCTCGCGTCCGACACGCGTCAGGTGTGGATGCGATTGTCGCTCGACGGTTTCATCATGCAGGAGCGCGAGGTCTCCGCCGCCGTGGGCGAGGCGCGCTTCGTCCTGCGGCCGATGGAGCTCGACGCGGGACCGCTCGATGCGGGCCTCGAGGACGCGGGGCAGGCCGAGGTCGACGCGGGCCGCCCCACCCGGCGCCGGCGTCGCCGCGCCCGTTCTCGCCGACGCCGCTGAGCGCGCGGCGCCCCGGCTGCTATCCTGGCGGCCTGTCCGACGACATCCCAGCGCCTCTGCCGCCCTGTCTCTCGTGCGGCGCGTGCTGCTTCTCCACGCTCGAGCGCTACGTGCGCGTCACGGGCGACGATCACGCGCGACTCGGCGAGCGCGCGGACGAGCTGTCCCGCTTCGACGGGCACCGCGCCTACATGCGCATGATCGACGGGCACTGCGTCGCGCTGCGCGTCCAGGGCGCGCGCGGAGAGCTCCGCTGCGACGCCTACGCCATCCGCCCGGACATCTGCCGTGACCTCGCGCGGTCGTCGGACGCGTGCCTGGGGGAGCGGGCGACCAAGTCCGAGCGGCCCCTGATCGCGCTGCGGCGCGCCGCCCTCACCTGACCGCGCCGCTCGCCCAGGGCGGACTCTCCAGCACGCGCCGGAAGAGCGCGCGCCAGGTCGTCCAGTCGTGGTTGCCGGGGACCACGATCGCGGGTCCCGCCATCATCGACGGGTCCAGCACGTCGGCGTGGGCGCGCCAGCGGTCGTCGGCCCCGACCCCGAGGTACAGCTCCGGGCCGCCGCCCTCACGATCGCGGAGCCACGTGAGCACGCCGATGGTGGCGTCGCGGAGCTGCGGGTTCCGGTGATCGATCGCGGGCGGGGTCCAGCGGGACAGCCCGCCGGCTTCGTGCACCGCGCGCACCACGGACTCGTCGCCGAGCCAGGGTGAGAGGAGCACGATCCCGCGGATCCGCCCTGGACGCGCGCGCGCGAGCAAGAGCGCGCCGAGCCCACCCATCGAGACGCCCACCAGCCAGATCTCGTCGTAGCCGCGCGCGTCCGCCATGCGCAGCACGTCCGCCTCGAGCCGCTCCTGGATGGCCCCGCGCTGGTAGTAGCCGACGTGGCTGTCGACCACGAGGAGGTCGCACCGGTCCGACGCCCCCATCGCGTCGTCCACCAGACCGTGCTCGAAGAACTGGTCCGGGATGTCGAAGAGCCCGGGCAGCATCACCACCAGGCAGGCCTGGCGCGCGGGCGGACGCACGCGCACCTCGCGCGACCGCATCGGCGCGACCGGATCGCGGAAGAAATACGTCGCCGATCGAACCAGACACCCGCTCAGGGTGAGGGCCACGAGCACGATCGGCGCGAGGCGCAGCACTAGCCCCCAATCCAGCGCCTCGTTCCACGATGC
It contains:
- a CDS encoding VWA domain-containing protein; this translates as MSRFLRWLLPVGWTLFFLVPTTYVVVWLVEARFEVPIDAESFRFERPWAWLLLPAALLVLVARGYLHEQRAPRMKLSRVHDLALIGRRGWRTWIKHAPTGLRVTAITLFVVALMGPQSIHARDTADIEGIDIVLTLDLSLSMQASDIRPNRFEATKQVVDEFLQRRPNDRIAAVVFGRDAYTLMPLTTDKEALRGAIGELDLGMIDGRGTAIGNAVGTALNRLRDSEAASRVVILLTDGDSNSGNVSPEQAADIARTLPHPLGNEGPDGEDRQGVKIYTILMGRSADARTQRGQDIFGQPVWDTGSFPINPELLQEMAETTGGEHFTVSDREGLERSFHAILDRLERTEIEDAGRVYGELFPAFLWPALALLILELLLGSLVLRRWP
- a CDS encoding VWA domain-containing protein, whose translation is MTWQHGDLLWLLLAVPFLAGLPLFAWWRRRRATQRFGDREVLRTLTAGRSGPWRATRAVLFVLGVALAIVALAGPQYGSRTRILRKRGIDVVIALDFSKSMLARDVSPSRIERAKAEILRLLADLDGDRVGVVAFAGESMEFPMTTDYRALSLFFRDLGPYDMPVGGTAIARALITSKRLLERADANRRDAPDATQRSRVVILMTDGEDHEGDPVEAARELADAGITVFTVGIGSRSGEPIPTYAPDGTFTGHLRDQDGNVVLSALTEENEAQLTEVAEATGGRYFRAPRGQVGVDQIRRQLRSMQQSESEARRVTVHEARFALVLFPAFLLLLLEALLPDAWIGRRRAAPPPENRRRKRGRR
- a CDS encoding BatD family protein translates to MRRRLLVLALGACLASSASAQSPSGEITMTADRAQVEVGGIFQLRITATVVGGQAQLAPPELASFDVIGRSVSSGSLNRGMQRESRLTQTFQLRAREPGVFQVGPATIDFGGGTRIESNVLQITVGGGLQAGQTPGAGGTPGLPPANLPSANHVDGMAFSQNGFLRTWVDDAEPYVGQQVNVTVYLYMRGPLRASPAITREATTDGFWTRDLLPPSRSLDARQQTLQGLTFQVYTLRHVAAFPLQSGALTIGAPAMEVRNAGIWSLLGGGGNEPMRLEGIPVTVNVRPLPEAGRPDGEVHVGALTLGAELDRTQVGTGDAVTLTVQAEGRGAIEQVRIPDPSGAGLRVLSPEIRDSVSTPGGVVRGTRIYRWLIVPEEPGTFTLGPFEVPVFDPETGQYSVARAPEITLTAAGNAAATAPDPDAPEPDADASGPDADAPSFGPIHTRSELTRSYATLVDRGWYRGLLALGPLLLLVGLGVRTWRRRAASDDPSRAPRRARRAARARLKAARAHAEANEPRAFYAAVGAALKDVLEARLGQPVGSLTHAELSALLTRRGMDAETTSALVDELEGCDFARFSAAGVEAREMEECLTRTRALLAKLDRFTPTAEDDA
- a CDS encoding response regulator translates to MSQDLSEKTVLVADDDVEILGLVTRHLKTHDMKILEASDGEEALKVARREKPDLVILDVMMPGMTGWEVCRAIREDDSLSSTSVIMLTGIGERLNEMTSPLYGADEYLDKPFEFEDLDDRIRKVLSK
- a CDS encoding FHA domain-containing protein produces the protein MTTGSQKHAAPGAGRPGSGGAASGASGAGKPGADEPDPGTAAAKPAPGESNRGDAYVDRLGDRLSKETDLPEDAGPAPVVVPPPPGRSFPAMHETSDIRTLPSSSASPGLEDDALDMPPPPEPGNTSDAFAEFEDELEGETTRIDDSHLLAEASTAILENPPGQPFLLVEKGADEGREFVLQDGENGVGRGIDNDVILADVAVSRRHMRIIREGNELILKDLGSGNGTQLNGKKVSTATLAEGDRIELGETTLVVRTPGASFAAHDPRAPDANTDESHLGGSLPPPAMMGTPSDPFAIPNGPGYSPELTPSDTLAPHSRPPPKTGAIVLPRPVFVAILLAGALLLAMFGAAVALLALRASQEDEPDAVTLVDADSAYDRGVRAYQAHQWDEAEGAFREAIEEGENPRATDYLGRIAQARTHARSIAQARAALESGDDNRAISLATSVPEDSPLASEARRVAQQGRTAQVRTHIEAGRRALLEGDREGARARLGQARNIDAQSALVRAFENEIQMRTGEDVAAEAEAEAEAEAEAEAAAEEEAAEAEEDTDDARPSAATRGRRGPRRGRPSRGSRRGRSVDRSAIVTPYLAGDFARAASTARSLATSANGADRNDLTTLAGRIERFGSLWRRVSSARFAASVRPQMEQAMALDRQIARNGQYRDRMRPHVVSAYLADARRQRSNPVGSCSAVRQALRVDARNPEARQMASGCEAQARGMMIEARNAPPARAMGVYGRVLLMVPPSSSVYREASSRRAQLGRRTAVDEDE
- a CDS encoding serine/threonine-protein kinase — translated: MPTETLQDFGPYRIVERIATGGMAEIYLARQRGMEGLERDVILKRILAGRADDDEFITMFLDEARLLAALSHPHIAQVFDLGQVEGAYYLSMEYIRGPTLGRLLASVRAKGERLPRREALGIGLAIAEALHYVHERRDEVGRSLDIVHRDLNPANVLVSYDGAVKLIDFGIAKAATKVYETRAGVIKGTYGYIAPEQLIGTTKVDRRADVFALGILLYEMCVGAHPFDVSDEPNLIDRILEARYRRPRDVQSDIPRDLDRLIASCLTPHPEGRPDDVGVLIEALAKHLGEQGMVPTQTGLARLARTLVPDDAGPKPLRQLTSQMAARRPFAAEPGGTRKLALGRPKGESTRKTEVARPSQPPLEPWRDVDDLDDEPLTIASVRDDLTGTEAMLSLPAPDAHLRAEAEEEEAPTRLMSLDDPRISAPPPAMGFQHEAHEETYVPVERRARRRFPVALAAGVAAVSLGALGAGAFFAMRAFRADPAPERTLSTIAPVEVAVDAGAPEPATLRVISEPPGATVSVDGELRDGVTPMELELASDTRQVWMRLSLDGFIMQEREVSAAVGEARFVLRPMELDAGPLDAGLEDAGQAEVDAGRPTRRRRRRARSRRRR
- a CDS encoding YkgJ family cysteine cluster protein — its product is MPPCLSCGACCFSTLERYVRVTGDDHARLGERADELSRFDGHRAYMRMIDGHCVALRVQGARGELRCDAYAIRPDICRDLARSSDACLGERATKSERPLIALRRAALT